A single Oryctolagus cuniculus chromosome 16, mOryCun1.1, whole genome shotgun sequence DNA region contains:
- the LOC100342667 gene encoding olfactory receptor 7A5-like, with the protein MQPGNETQPSEFLLLGFSEDPALLPLIFGLFLSMYLVTVAGNLLIIVAILSDPHLHTPMYFFLSNLSLVDVCFTSTTIPKMLVNIQTQSQAISYAGCITQMFFFILFAGLDDLLLAVMAYDRFVAICHPLHYMVIMNPWLCVQLVLMSWIISVLHALLHSLMVLQLSFCANLEIAQFFCELSQVIHTACSDTLLNDVLLFLAAMLLGGGPLAGILYSYSKIVSSICAIPSAQGKHKAFSTCASHLSVVSLFYGTSIGVYLSAGAAPSSASTATASVMYTVVTPMLNPFIYSLRNTDIKRALKGIFGQKL; encoded by the coding sequence ATGCAACCAGGCAACGAAACTCAACCTTCAGAATTCCTTCTCCTGGGATTCTCAGAGGACCCAGCGCTGCTGCCCCTAATATTtgggctcttcctctccatgtacctggtcactgtggctgggaacctgctcatcattgtggccatcctctcagacccccacctccacacgcccatgtacttcttcctctccaacctgtccttggtggacgtctgcttcacctccaccaccatcccCAAGATGTTGGTGAACATCCAGACACAGAGCCAAGCCATCAGCTACGCAGGCTGCATCACCCAGATGTTCTTCTTCATActctttgcagggctggatgaccTTCTGCTTGCCGTGATGGCTTATGACAGGTTTGTAGCCATCTGTCACCCTCTGCACTACATGGTCATCATGAACCCCTGGCTCTGTGTGCAGCTGGTCCTGATGTCCTGGATCATCAGTGTCCTGCATGCCTTGTTGCACAGCCTAATGGTGCTGCAGCTGTCTTTCTGTGCAAACCTGGAAATTGCACAGTTTTTCTGTGAGCTGAGTCAGGTGATCCACACTGCCTGCTCTGACACTCTTCTTAATGATGTGTTGCTATTTCTTGCAGCAATGCTCCTTGGTGGAGGTCCCCTGGCTGGGATCTTGTACTCCTACTCTAAGATCGTCTCCTCCATCTGTGCAATCCCCTCAGCTCAGGGGAAGCATAAAGcattctccacctgtgcctctcacctcTCCGTCGTCTCCTTATTTTATGGCACGAGCATAGGTGTGTACCTCAGTGCTGGTGcagcccccagctcagcctccactgccacagcctctgtgatgTACACGGTGGTcacccccatgctgaaccccttcatctacagcctgagAAACACAGACATCAAAAGAGCTTTGAAAGGAATCTTTGGCCAGAAACTATAA